The sequence GCGGCGCAATGCCGGTCTTGTCGCCGGGCCGGGCGATTGACGTTCCTGACAGGCTCTGATAGCATGCCCGCGGTTGATCGCGCGTCTTGTTTGCGCGAGCACGGATTGGACGGAGCATGGTCATGAGGGTTGGTGCGGCGGTCGTTGATATCACTCCGGAAGTCGGCTGCGAGCTGTCGGGGTATGTGGCGCGGGTTCAGCCGTCGGTGGGCGTGCACAGCCGGCTGTTCCTTCGGGCGCTGCGTATTGACGACGGGACGACGCGGTTGCTGTGGCTTCACGGCGATCTGGTGGGTTTGGACGCGGAACTGGCGGCGGCGATCAAGGCGCGGGTCGGAGCGGTGGTGAATCTGCCGCCGGAGCACATCGTGGTGTCGGCGACGCACACGCATGCGGGCCCGTGCACGATCAAACTCATCAACTGCGGCGACTACGATGAGGCGTACGCCGAGCGGCTTTGCCGGTGGTGCGTGGAGGCCGGCCGGCGGGCGATGGAAAAGCCGGTGGACGTCGAGATGCGGTTCGCGCAGGTCCGGTGCGATCTGGCGGTGGATCGGCGCCAGCAGGCGTCGGCCCATACAGACCCGGTTCTGGGCGTTCTGGCGTTCTGCCGTCCGGACGGCGGCTGTGTCGCGGTGGTGGCGAACTATGCGATGCACAACGTCGCGCTGGGACCGGAGAACCGGCATATCAGCGGCGATGTGGCTGGACAGGCGGTGGCCAGGCTTCAAGAGCGGCTGGCGGGACGGCCGGTGGTGCTGTTTACCAACGGGGCGTGCGGGAACCTGAATCCGCCGAGTCGTGCGGATTTCGAGCAGGCGGAACGGTGGGGCGATCAGTTGGCTCAGACGGTTGCGGAGGCACTTGACCGCAGTGAACGGACGTCAGATCAGCGTCTGCGGGTCGCTTCTGATGTTGTGGATGTTCCGCTGGACGCGATGGACGCCTCGGCGATCGAGGCGGTGGTTGACCGGCTGGAGCGTGGCTGTTGCGGGCAGACCGGGTACGTGGCGGACCGGATTCGCGAGGCGGGGCGGATCTGGCGGCGGCGGATGCTGGAGCGGATCGAGTCGGGCAAGTTGCCGACGTCCGCGCGGATGCCTCTGACGGTGGTGTCGTTGGGCGGGACGGTTTGGCCATGCCTGCCGGCGGAGGTTTTTTCGATCATGACAGCTCAGCTTCGGGAGGCGTGCGCACGACCGTTGCAGTTGGTGGGTTTTGCCAACGGGGATATCGGGTATCTGCCGACGCGGCAGGCGTACAAGGAGGGCGGATACGAGACGGAGTCGGCGTTTGTATTCTACGATTCGTTTCGGCCGGCGGTGGGGGCGTTTGAGGATGTGCGGGATCGGATCGTAAGGTTGATCGGGTCGGTGTAGCGGAGCATCGCGGAGGCGTCGCGGTTATCCGGTGTAGCAGACGCCGGCGACGGCGCCGGTCATCATGGAGGCGATGGTGCCGGCCAGGAGAGCCCGCCAGGCGACTTTGGCCAGGTCTTTTCTGCGTTCGGGCACGAGGGCGGCGGTGCCCCCGATATAGATTGCGACGGAGGCGACGTGGGCGAAGCCGCAAAGGGCGTAGACGGAGATGAGGGCGGCGCGCGGACCGATCAGGCCGTCGCGGGTCCAGGCCGCCAGGCGGTTGTAGCTGACGACCTCGGTGGCGATGGTGCGGGTGCCGAGCAGCTCGGCGACCTTGTCGGCGTCGTCCCAGGGAACGCCCATCATCAGGGCGAAAGGGCGGAACGCGTAGCCGAGCAGCGTCTCCAATTGCACATTGGCCAGCCAGCCGAGCAGAGAATTGGCCACCGCGAGCAGGCCGAGGAACGCGATGAGCAGGGCGACGATGCCGACGATCAGGCGGACGCCGTCCATGGCCCCGTTGATGACGGCGTCGGTGGCGCTGCTGTGACCGGCGGTGTGGACGGGCGGAACGTGGCCCATGGTCTCGGGTCGGCCGTCTTCGGGCCAGACCAGTTTGGCGGCGACGAGTGCGGCAGGGGCGCCGAGGACGGAGGCGGCCATGAGGTGGCCGGCGGCGTCTTCGACCACGCCGGTCAGGTAGGCCACGTAGAGGGCCAGGATGTTGGTGGCCACGGTAGAGAGGCCGGCGGTCATCAGGGCATGGAGCTCCGAGTCGGTCATCTTCAGAAGGTAGGGTCGGATAGCGGTCGCCGATTCGACGCCGGTGAAGATCTGGCCGGCGGTGTACAAGGCCTCGGCCCCGGAGACCCGCATGGTCCTGGCGAAGACCCAGGCGAACGCGCGGACCACAGCGGGCAGGATCCGCAGGTAGTAGAGCAGGGCCATGAAGGCGGAGAAAAAGATGATGACGGGAAAGCCCTGGAAAATCAGGAAGAAGCCCAACGACCGCCGATCCGGCGGGCTGATCGCCAGGTTGCCGAAGACGAACTCGACGCCTTCATTGCCCAGGGCGATCAGGCGGACGATGGTTTGACCGGCGGCCCAGAGGGCGTCGCGACCGACCGGTGACTGGAAGACGAACAGGCCGAACGCCAGTTGCAGGACGGTGGCCCAGACGATCAGCCGCCAGTTGACGTTGCGCCGGTTGCGCGAGACCGCCCACGCGGTCGCCATCAGTCCGAAGAGCCCAGCCAGACTTACCAGGTTGTAGATCGTCACGTTCGTCTCCGCCATTCGCCGTTTTGCCGCTTGCCCTGCCAGTATCCAGCGGGTGGTTGCGGGTGTCAAGGATTGCGGTCGCGGCTTGACTATCAGGCGATGCCGCCGTAATGTGAGCGGCGGTTGCGGCGCCGGAGCTTTTTCCGAGGGTCATCATGATTGAGGAAGGCAGGACGTTTGTCTACGGGACTCACTACTGGCGGCCGCCCACGCCGCTGCGAGATACGCACGAGCGGAACCTGGCCCACATCAAGCACGACCTGGGGTTTGACCTCGTCAAGTTCCGGATGCTGTGGAACTGGCACCATCGGGAGCCGGAGCGGTTCGCGTTCGACGAAGTCCACGAGATGTTCGACATCTGCGACCGGATCGGGCTGGCGGTGCTGATCGAGGTGAACCTGGAGTCGGCGCCATACTGGCTGGAGCGGGTTCATCCGGAGGCGAGGTACGTCAACGCCAACGGCCGGGCGATCGAACTGGGCAGCCAGGAGGCGACGCCGGGCGGCGGGCATCCGGGATTGTGCTTTCACCATCCGACGGTGGTCGAAGAGGCCCAGAGGTATCTGGTGCGGTTGGTGGACGAGTTCAAGGGGCGGCCCAGCCTGTACGCCTATGACTGCTGGAACGAGCCGCACCTGGAGCCGGCGTGGTGCAATATGATGTGGGGAAACACGGGCGATTTCACATTCTGCTACTGCGACGGTTCGCGGCGGGAGTTTCGGCAGTGGCTCCAGGGCGTCTACGGTGAGATCGACGTGTTCAACGAGGCGTGGGGCCGGGCGTACACGGATTTCGAGCAGGTCAGTCCGCCGATTCTGCAGGGGAACTATGCCGACTGGCTGGACTGGTTTCGGTTCTGGTTCGATTCACTGGCCGAGAACATGGCCTGGCGGGTGCGGACGATCAAGGGACGCGATCCGAATCGGCAGGTCATCAGCCATTCCGGCGCGGTGCCGCCGGTGTTGCCGCGGGCGGGCGCGGTGATCCACAACTGGAAGTTCGCCGAGCCGGTGGACAAGTGGGGTACGAGCTTCGCGCCGCAGGCGTTCGGCTGGCCGCTCTCGACGTGCGCAATGGTGGCCGAGGTGACGCGCGGGGCGGCGCGGGGCAAGGACTTCTGGATCAGCGAAATGCCGGGCGGGGCGTCGAACATACGCGGTTTCCGCCGGAGTTGGCCGCCGCAGCCGGAACACTACCGGCTGTGGAACTGGTTGACGGCGGCTCACGGATCGCGAGGAACGATGCACTGGTCGTATCTGCCGGAGCGGACGGGCCAGGAGGCGGGCGGGTACGGGATGATGCGGCCGGACGGGACGGACAATCCGCGGTCGTTGGCGATCGCCGAGACAGCGCGGCGGCTGAAGCGGCACGAGGACGTGATCATGGGCTGGACGCCTCCGACGCAGGTGGCGGTGCTGTACGATCCGGACATATCGAGCCTGCTGTTCGCAATGGAGTTGACGGATGAGAGGTACGGCAAGACGCACACCGGGTACTACCGGGCGATCTGGTCGGCGGACCTGCTGGCGCGGTATCTGACGCCGGAGACGCTGGATGACGTGCGCGAGCCGGTGCTGATCGCGCCGATGATGCTGGTGATGGACGATGCGACAGCGGAGAAGCTGGCACGGTACGTACGGGACGGCGGGACGCTGATCCTGGAGACGCGGACCGGGCTTTTCGACCGGCACGGGTACATGCGGGCGACGCTGCCGGCGGGGGCGCTGGCGGAAGCGGCGGGCGTGGTCGAGGGCGAAGCGGTCTGTTCGGATCCGGAGAACCAGCCGACGGTTCCGACCGCGGACGGGCGGATTCTGGTCGATCCGGACGCCGACCTGCCCGATCTGGACCCGATTTCGCTGGGTCCGCCGATCGCGTTCAGCGAACCGGTCAAGACCTCGGTTCGGGCACATGGCTACCTTGCCCCGCTGGAACTGCGCGGAGCGAGGCCGATCGCGGCGTGGGGGAGCCTGACGCTTGGCGCTCACCATGCGTACGGGCGTGGGCAGGTGTATACG comes from Phycisphaerae bacterium and encodes:
- a CDS encoding nucleoside transporter, whose amino-acid sequence is MAETNVTIYNLVSLAGLFGLMATAWAVSRNRRNVNWRLIVWATVLQLAFGLFVFQSPVGRDALWAAGQTIVRLIALGNEGVEFVFGNLAISPPDRRSLGFFLIFQGFPVIIFFSAFMALLYYLRILPAVVRAFAWVFARTMRVSGAEALYTAGQIFTGVESATAIRPYLLKMTDSELHALMTAGLSTVATNILALYVAYLTGVVEDAAGHLMAASVLGAPAALVAAKLVWPEDGRPETMGHVPPVHTAGHSSATDAVINGAMDGVRLIVGIVALLIAFLGLLAVANSLLGWLANVQLETLLGYAFRPFALMMGVPWDDADKVAELLGTRTIATEVVSYNRLAAWTRDGLIGPRAALISVYALCGFAHVASVAIYIGGTAALVPERRKDLAKVAWRALLAGTIASMMTGAVAGVCYTG
- a CDS encoding cellulase family glycosylhydrolase — translated: MIEEGRTFVYGTHYWRPPTPLRDTHERNLAHIKHDLGFDLVKFRMLWNWHHREPERFAFDEVHEMFDICDRIGLAVLIEVNLESAPYWLERVHPEARYVNANGRAIELGSQEATPGGGHPGLCFHHPTVVEEAQRYLVRLVDEFKGRPSLYAYDCWNEPHLEPAWCNMMWGNTGDFTFCYCDGSRREFRQWLQGVYGEIDVFNEAWGRAYTDFEQVSPPILQGNYADWLDWFRFWFDSLAENMAWRVRTIKGRDPNRQVISHSGAVPPVLPRAGAVIHNWKFAEPVDKWGTSFAPQAFGWPLSTCAMVAEVTRGAARGKDFWISEMPGGASNIRGFRRSWPPQPEHYRLWNWLTAAHGSRGTMHWSYLPERTGQEAGGYGMMRPDGTDNPRSLAIAETARRLKRHEDVIMGWTPPTQVAVLYDPDISSLLFAMELTDERYGKTHTGYYRAIWSADLLARYLTPETLDDVREPVLIAPMMLVMDDATAEKLARYVRDGGTLILETRTGLFDRHGYMRATLPAGALAEAAGVVEGEAVCSDPENQPTVPTADGRILVDPDADLPDLDPISLGPPIAFSEPVKTSVRAHGYLAPLELRGARPIAAWGSLTLGAHHAYGRGQVYTIGTYLGLAMDKRIAEAVDLVRTILLRHARPVVRGNRLRPRMIGDGERAILAVFNDHRREAVTEAVPVPERYMMATDLYTREAVAVVGQAVELTVPAEDCRILLLER